TTTGGGCCCTGTTTCTTGGTGGGAGGCTTGTGCCCCGATTAGTGATGCTGAAGATTGAGAGACCTGAGCAAGACTTCCATCTCCAAATTGAAGACTTTTAGAATTTTGTTTAGTTGGGAATGCCTAAGCCTTTTGTAGCAATGATacagattagaaaaaaaaaaaagaataataaaaagaaagttTGATTGAATGTACAAAGGTTAAGACCCCAAAACTATTCAGCCGCAGAACCATCTCTCTTTCCTTTGACTTACAATTGCGGCCAATGGGGATTAAGCCAACACATTATAAAACGCGCCGGGTTGGAGTCGAACCTACGGCCTTCTGCTTAGGAAACAGACGCTCTATCCACTGAGCTACAGGCGCAACAAATCAGAATTTGATAGAGATGATTGGagattttatttacatatacaaAAGGCCAAAATTCTAAAAATCAGTCTAAGCTGAGCCTAGGCAGCAATTTGGTCTCATCCAAAACGATTTTCTTAAATTCTGATTTTTACTGATTTATACGATTCAAATCGGTTTAAATTGTTCTAAATCAGTTAAAGTCAGTTTAAATCGATCTAAATTAGTCAAAATATGTTCAATTAAGCAATAATGTTAGCATAAATccacaaatttgtttaatttattttgtttggtatatataattttaataattcatcataataatattataattaaattcaaAAACTAGAATATCTCGTAtaaatgcaaatatatataaaataaattaataatttgttaacGCCAAGACCTCGCCTTGACCCTGAATAATAGTCGCTAGTACTCCTTAAAACGTCTAGTTACTGCCTAGtaatttcttgaacattgcaaaaaacaaatgaattatatgaactttaTTTTCAAGGATGGATTTAAAAACTCAGAAGTTATAATATAACTGTAATTACTTTTTATTCTTTCTTGGAGCCAATCTACCAAACTAAAAAGATAtagacataaaaatataatgtagtAATTAAAATAGTATTGGAATTAATTTGataacaaaaatgtaaatttctataattaaatattctttttaaaaaaaaggaggGAGACAAGATGTTGTGATGCTTCACGTGTTAATGTGACTTTTACTTTTCATcactaatattttataaaccgaccatttttttttttttttttgaacacatataaaaagtcttctttttttttgatcgaTAAAAAAAGTcataattcattttatttataaaactcaATGGCAATTTATAGAAAGTGAGCAAGCCGAGTTCCTACTATGTTCTGTCGtttgatagagagagagagagaaagcttcATCTCCAATCTCCATCATTATCTCCTtcctctctcctcctcctcttcttcgtAACACACATTGACTCTCAAAAAGTCTCCCCATAACACATCAAACCAGAGAATTTCACTCACACCATTTCCTTCCTCAGATTCAAAAATCAACAACCCGATGGACAAACCGGATCCTCCACCGAATCCAAATGCGGATCCCGTCCCCTCCTCCTTCCACCGCCGATCTCGCTCCGACGACATGTCGATGTTCATGTTCACGGATCCGCTCTCCTCCGCAGCTCCGCCTTCTTCCGACGACCTTCCCTCCGACGACGatctcttctcctccttcatCGACGTCGACAGCCTCTCCTCGAATCCGGATCCCCCGATCTCCTTCCCAGATCCCTCCCCCGCCGTTCCTCCGTCGTCCTCGTCTCGACCTCGCCACCGTCACAGCAACTCCGTCGACGCGGGATGCGCGATGTACGCCGGGGACGAGATCATGGACGCGAAGAAAGCCATGCCTCCCGAAAAGCTCTCCGAGCTCTGGAGCATCGATCCCAAACGCGCCAAAAGgttttttgatttattattaatctcTCTGATTTGAAAATCAATGAGAGAGCTCAAGCAAGAAACAGTCAttgtaaaaaaagttttttttttttttttggttgaattaatttaacattaaaaaaaaaaaaaaatcaatgaggATTTTCAAAAATTGTGTAATTTGATTTGCAGGATCTTGGCGAATCGACAATCTGCAGCGCGTTCGAAGGAGAGGAAAGCAAGATACATTCAGGAGCTTGAGCGTAGAGTTCAATCTCTTCAAACTGAAGCCACCACTCTCTCTGCTCAGCTCACTCTCTTCCAGGTTTGCTCTGTTTCAATTAGTAGCGGTCTTTGCTCTGTTTTCAACGGTGAGTTTAGGAGTTTTTTAATTCaatgtttgttttgatttatcaGAGAGATACAAATGGACTTGCTAACGAGAACACAGAGCTGAAAATGAGATTACAAGCAATGGAGCAACAAGCTCACCTTCGTAATGGTAATAGCAAAAGTCTCTATTTTTCATATGATGCATTTGTAAAATGTAAACAaaaggttttctttttttttttgttgaattaatttaacattcaattcaaaaaaattgtattcATTTTGGTGTCTGTGATCTTTAGTCTCTTGCTTTTGGTTTTTGTTAGCTTTAAACGAAGCATTGAGGAAAGAAGTGGAGAGGATGAAGATGGAAACTGGAGAGATATCTGGAAATTCAGATTCTTTCGATATGGGGATGCAGCAGGTTCAGTATTCCCCTTCCACGTTCATGGCGATTCCACCGTATCATCATGGCTCAATCAACAACGGCCAAGATATGCAGCAGATGCGAGGATTCAATCAAATGTCGAATTCTCAGAGCGTATCCGAGTTTCTGCAGAACGGGAGATTGCAAGTGCTAGAGATAAGTAGCAATAATAGCTCAGGCTTGGTTAAATCTGAAGGACCTTCGCTCTCTGGTAGTGAGAGTAGCTCTGCTTATTGACAAAAGACCTTGGGGGGGGGGGATGAGAATACATGTGTTATAGGCTTTTAGattcatttgatttgattcacttTTCGATTATTTACCAATTCTTTATTTATGGAAGTGCCAAAGGCTTTAAATTGTGTTGGTTTTTGTGTTGTTGAATTCGTTGTTGTTGTGAGTTTCATCGATTTGCTACTCtcattgtttgtttgttcatcaaGGAACATGGAGATTCTTAATAAAAGTTCGTTGGTTGCACATTTTTAAGTGAAAATCGAAgggaaatgaaaaaaagaaagagctCAGGATGGTGGAAATATCATCTTGAAATCAGACCCAACCTTCGCTAAACCATATTTCTTCACAGCTCAGAATGCACCAgccgggaatcgaacccgggtctgtACCGTGGCAGGGTACTATTCTACCACTAGACCACTGGTGCTTCGTTGTTTATCATTCTCTGTACTTCCTGAAATTAAATACTGAAACTTGTTTCCCTCTTATTCTCTGCTACATTGAATGAGAAATAGAAAACAGTTGGTAAGGAGAATTGAGTagcttatatatacaaatcaaATACATGTGTCCAGAGTGTATGAACATAGCCACAACTTTGGAATACAGTTGTATCACTCGATCCAAAGTATAATAAAATTGGATTATCAAAGCTGTGTTCCCCCTCACTCCCTACCTTCTTCCAATTTCCATTGCAATGTGGAAAGCTGTTGATTTTTCAGTCTCTCCTACTTCTCTACTATgccaaaaaagagaagaaacaaacaaaaggaATTTTCaaagttctttttttcttccttctAAAAGATCTGATACAAAAAGAAGTATAGCAAACGTTCAGCTTTAGGCTTGAAAATCTTTATTTGAGTTCCATACAGGAGCCGCCGTCTTTTGCACCCCACCAGCACCACCATCTGATAACACTCCGCTTCCATTTTCAACTGCTATTAGCGGATCCTTTTCACTCTCTTTCATCTGCCAATCCCAGGAAGTAACATCAGTTTCTTAATTTCTTGTACACGAATATGACATTACAGAAAATCAGCATAGACCTATTTATAAATAGACTTTTACCAACCAAAACAACCCCCCTATGATACGATACCAATGCTTTTCTGATATCATCTAATTATTTATCTTCTTGTACCCTGACTTAGCAATTAGACTAATATAACTTTTCCCTTTTCTATACAGTAAAATCTTATGGAGAAAAGGGCTTCTTCTGTTTAAATCATACGAGAGAAGTACGTGTGACTCTTATTTGATATGTACCAGGGATCAATTTACTGGAGTCCCAGCACTCACTAGTATTTAAGCTATATATAGCCAAACAGAAAGATATTAGGTAGAGGAAATATATACCTGAGGCAATTGGGTTGATGTTTCACTTGCCTTCTGCTGAGTTTCAACCGAGCAGAAATAGGAATAAACCACCATTCCAATCACTGCCACCATAATACCAAGAATGTTGCGCCAGTTGAATGGGTCCTTCAGCAACACATATCCAAATGCTAGAACCAGGCATGTTTTCAGATGTCCAAGAACCTGATATGTGACCGGAGACGTTTTCCCAATGACAAGAAAGGTGCTGAAGTTTACAGAGACTGATATGAGGCAGGACAGGACGATGAAGAACTGCAGTAAACAAAGAAGCACGTGTAAATATATGTCACAAGGAAGCTAGAAGACTTGGGTAGAATCCCTGGCAGAGTGACTCTTACCACAACTTGAGAAGTGTACTTGAAAGCAAACACATTCTGGTTAGTTAGGAGCCCATCTAGAAAAGGGCCAGTGACGAAAAGTGTAATTGCTTGATAAGGGCAAGACTGATAAAGAAGTTGCGTGGATGAAACTTTGAACTTCTTCTGGATGGTATTTGTCATCTGTGTACAGTTGG
The window above is part of the Brassica napus cultivar Da-Ae chromosome C8, Da-Ae, whole genome shotgun sequence genome. Proteins encoded here:
- the LOC125591417 gene encoding UDP-xylose transporter 3-like; the encoded protein is MSEGQRFQLGTIGALSLSVVSSVSIVICNKALISTLGFTFATTLTSWHLLVTFCSLHVALWMKMFEHKPFDPRAVMGFGILNGISIGLLNLSLGFNSVGFYQMTKLAIIPCTVLLETLFFRKKFSRKIQFSLTILLLGVGIATVTDLQLNMLGSVLSLLAVITTCVAQIMTNTIQKKFKVSSTQLLYQSCPYQAITLFVTGPFLDGLLTNQNVFAFKYTSQVVFFIVLSCLISVSVNFSTFLVIGKTSPVTYQVLGHLKTCLVLAFGYVLLKDPFNWRNILGIMVAVIGMVVYSYFCSVETQQKASETSTQLPQMKESEKDPLIAVENGSGVLSDGGAGGVQKTAAPVWNSNKDFQA
- the LOC125591418 gene encoding transcription factor RF2b-like — protein: MDKPDPPPNPNADPVPSSFHRRSRSDDMSMFMFTDPLSSAAPPSSDDLPSDDDLFSSFIDVDSLSSNPDPPISFPDPSPAVPPSSSSRPRHRHSNSVDAGCAMYAGDEIMDAKKAMPPEKLSELWSIDPKRAKRILANRQSAARSKERKARYIQELERRVQSLQTEATTLSAQLTLFQRDTNGLANENTELKMRLQAMEQQAHLRNALNEALRKEVERMKMETGEISGNSDSFDMGMQQVQYSPSTFMAIPPYHHGSINNGQDMQQMRGFNQMSNSQSVSEFLQNGRLQVLEISSNNSSGLVKSEGPSLSGSESSSAY